Below is a genomic region from Bacillota bacterium.
CCAAGCAGGCGACGCTGGAAGAAGCCCTGCGGGGCCAGGTGGGGCAACATCACCGTCTGGTGCTGGACAGCCTGCTTCGCCATGCCGACTTCCTGGATAAGGAGATCGCCAGGATGGACGAGGATGTCTCTAACCGGCTGGGGTCCTCCGATGACGTGATCAGGAGGCTAGATGAGATCCCCGGTATCGGTCGGCGCACTGCGGAAGACATCATCGCCGAGATTGGCTTGGACATGAGCCGCTTCCCGACCTCGGCCCACCTGGCATCTTGGGCACGCCTGTGCCCCGGCAACAACGAGAGTGCTGGCAAGCGCAGAGACAGCTCCACCGGCAGCGGTAATCCCTGGCTGCAACAGGCGTTGGTGGAGGCAGCGTGGGCAGCCTCTCGGACGAAGAGGAGCTACTTTTCCGCCCTGTTCCACCGGCTGGCTGGGCGCAGGGGTGCCAAGCGTGCCATCGTGGCCGTAGCCCATGCTATCCTCGTCGTCATATACCATATGATCCTCAAGGGCACCGACTACTCGGATCTGGGCGCCAACTACTTCGACGAGCGCAACCGCCAATCGGTGGTCAACCGTGCCGTGCGGCGCATCGAGACCCTGGGCTACAAGGTGACCCTGGAGGTCGCATAGCACATATTTTCAGGACAACTGGCAGAAGGAAAGCGGGTCCAGGGCAGGCGACGCGAGCGAGCGCAGCGTCACGGGGCATCTCCAGGCACCCTCAGACCCCCCGTGGAAATCCGAAGGACTCGCCGGATGGGCCACTCAGGCCACGACGACGCTAAGGGAGTAACAGCATGCCCTTCTCCTGGGACCTGCTGGGGAACGGGTTCGCCACGGCCCTGACCCCGGGGAATCTGCTCTTCGCAC
It encodes:
- a CDS encoding IS110 family transposase gives rise to the protein MQVVYERCCGLDVHRDTAVACVLTPEGKSLRTFGTMTRDLMQLADWLADKSVTHVAMESTGVYWKAPYNLLESFEFTLLVVNARDMKAVPGRKTDMKDAEWIADLLRHGLLKASYIPSKEQRELRELVRYRRTLIRERATVVNRIQKVLEGANIKLSSVASDVMGMSGRAMIEAMVAGEENPETLAGLSRGRLRAKQATLEEALRGQVGQHHRLVLDSLLRHADFLDKEIARMDEDVSNRLGSSDDVIRRLDEIPGIGRRTAEDIIAEIGLDMSRFPTSAHLASWARLCPGNNESAGKRRDSSTGSGNPWLQQALVEAAWAASRTKRSYFSALFHRLAGRRGAKRAIVAVAHAILVVIYHMILKGTDYSDLGANYFDERNRQSVVNRAVRRIETLGYKVTLEVA